The DNA sequence TTTCGTCGAGCTTCCGTGAGGCCCAGATTGTGTATGAGTTGTCTCGCATCTGCCTTTGCTTAATAAATGCAGACGATGATGAATCTGTGGGGCGTTGACTTACCGAGACGGCATATTGATCAGCGAAGAGTTTGTTGAGAAGATTTTCCAACTTGGCTGGGTCAACCCGCCGCCCTGATATGGACGTCTTCTCAGTAGTGTCACGTTGGTGGTCTGGGGTTCTCTTCGTGCAGTACCAGCAACAGCACGCGGCTGGTCGCGTATTCCCTGTGTTAACAGCGGACTTTGACATTCTCGGCTGGCATGAATTGATGGTTTGGCGTTCAAGTAAAAGAATCTGCATTGACCTGAGCAAAGGAAAACCATTCAGCTGTGAGTGGGAAGGCTACTCTTATGGACTACAAATTAGCAACACTCTCAGCGAAATGTCTGTATAGTCATCTCGCCACGCCGCTTCGATTGCCTGTTCGTAACAGGGTGTACTGACCTATCGTTCAAGGTTGCAATGGGAAAAGGGTTGAAAGTGAGGCGAGACAGCAGGCTTCTTGGTTGGTCGTAGGTCTCCGGGTCACCTAACCAGGCTGTGGCCGCCAAGGCTCTGGCCGCAGCAGCTTCGATAGCAAAGCCACGCGAGGCATTTTCCAAGGTGACGTCTCTCCCTCGGAGCAACGATTTGTTCTCCCTGCCCCGTTGATAAACAGGGTCGGCCTGGGGGTTCCCCCAGTTTCAGCTTCATTCTACATCGCCCGTTGCTTGAGTCAACATGTCTCCTGAACAGCCCCCTATGGCGCAGCCAAAGCTCAGCATCTCTACATCAGACCCAGTCATCGCTCGcaagctcgtcgacgaggagatggagcagCTCAGAGGGCCTAAAAGTGCTTCTGAATGTCTTGGGCTCCCCGGTGACTATCCAACCGGACTGAATCggtcaaggtctttgtcTAATAGATCTGACCTATCCAGCCGCATCGACGACTATGGTCGTAGATTTAGAGAAGACAACACGTCAGGATCGCTCGAGAAGGGTCTCCAGCAACTGTCTCTCCTCGGGGTAGGGACTGAAGGCTCTTTGGGCGGCCCAGAGACCTATAGACCTGATGAGGTTCAAATTCAGTCCTTGGCTGATGATCTCACCACTGCCGCGGTGCCACATTATCGCGATAGAACCAAGGACTGGATACCACTGGGTGAGCTACGGCGGCTCTGTAGCCCCCCGGTTGTTTATGAGGAACTGAGGGGAAGGGTTGATAAATCTCATCTGCAGAAGTACACCGACTACGTGTGTGGTCAGACTGACGATGACTTCAACGCTGAACGTTCGTCACATATACTGTTCGCAATTCTTGTGCTGACTGGACGATTGGATCTACTAGGTGGATTTTACGAGGCCAAGATCTGTGACAGGGACTTTCCCTTCATCCGGGGGGATGATGGTGTGCTTCGACCACTCAAGAGGGACTCGCGGGGCAAGGAGACACGCCATTTCCCTTCAACTGAGAAGAGCTTCATCTCTCAGTTCTACCGGGAGCAGTGGCACATCAATGTCCCCATCATATCTATGACTCGTGACAAGCAACCTGCTGAGTACGAGCTTCATGCTGAGACCATCATGCCATGGACGTCTCGTCGCCATATCAACGAAAAGGGCGGCCATGCTGATGTATACGAGGTCGAAATCCATCCGGATCATCATCGCTTCGTGAGTACCCCAAATACGTACTTGTCTCTACACGCGGATAAGAATCACCTTCTAACCATTGCCCTAGATCGGACATGAGGTGTTTGCTCTCAAGGTGCTTCACTCTCCCGACCAGGACGAGTTTGAGCGAGAGCTATACGCTCTCAGAAAGACCCCGCCTGGGGATCATGTGATCGAGTTGTTTGCTACCTTCCAGTGTGGCAGTGAACTCTCGTTCCTCTTCCCATGGGCAGAAGGGGGTAGCCTAGGCGACCTCATGAAGAAGCACCCCTCCGAGCTCTTTGCCTCGCCGACCAATGCCTCGCCTCTCCTCATCCAGTGGATTGCAAAACAATGCGCTGGGATCGCCGAGGGTCTCCGCGGGATTCACAACGTCAAGCCGGCGGTGCGGCGCAAGGGCGACAAGCCCAACCAAGATTGGAAGGACAACTACGGCATCCACAGGGATATCAAACCCGCAAACATTCTTCGATTTACCGACAAGAAACTGGACGGCGATTTAGGCAAGCTCAAACTAGCCGACTTTGGCCTGACCAAGTTCCACAcgctggcctcgaggtcgCTACAGCCTGGGAAAGGGAAAATGTCTCCAAGTTATGCTGCACCTGAGCAGATGAAAGAGGGACCCGGCGTTTCCAGAAAAGCAGACATATGGGCTCTGGGCTGCGTCTtcttgatgctcttgacCTGGGCCATCCGAGGACCAGGAGCGCTGAGGAGATTCCAATGCGTTCGCATGAACGAAGGAGACATGGGTCACGCGAGTCGCTTTTGGAACACGGACTCGTTTTTCATAAATGTCACCCAGCAATTTGGCCATTCGGTTTCTAGTGGCTTCCTTCTGAAGCGAGCGGTTGCACTTGTAAGTTTGATCTCCTGGTGTTTTACCCTACCTCCCGCTAAGGCTGATGTGTTGGACAGCGTgttaaatataataagaggGCAATCTCTAGAGTAGATGGCGAAGCCAACTACCTGACCGAGTTCCTCGACTTTATTCTCCATCACATGTTGGTCATTGACAAGACGCAGCGTGCCGGATCCGACGAGGTCTGCGAGTTTCTTCACAACAAGATGCAAAAGTACAACAAGGACGGCTATAATGTCACTCTCCCTTCCTTGGACAGGCCAAAAAATGTGGACGAGCCCGAATGCGCTTGTAACCACGAGGATAATGAGTATCACTGCCAGTACCAGAATGGCTCAACCCCTCTGGTTGCTGTTTAGAGGCCTTGGATGGGATCAATTAAGGGGCATTGAGTGTGCAACTGTGTCTCAAGCAGTGTATAGCCTCGCGGCGTATATGTAATTTAACAAGATAGATTAATAAGCCATTCAAACCTACTCTTAGACTATCAAGCATCTCTTCTATTGATTGCCCACCACCGTACCTCTCGGCCAGAGGTTCTGCGGCACAAACCTGACTGAAGACCAGAACTTGCACCACTAGACGAGCCACCTCTACAGCGCCAAGACTCCTCAAGTTTCCCGTGGGGTGAAAATCACGGATGTATTCCTTCGACATCTCTCGACTGGGGCAAGGGTACTGACCGTTGACGATGGACATGGAACCTTCGGGACGCCTTTCCGGTGCGAGAGGTAGGGACGATTTTGAGGCCCTTAAAAGGAGCGACCTAGACTTGCTCATAGCCTTTTGGCAGGGAAGCTGAAATGTTGCTTGTACGAGGACAACGGAACCAGAGAGGCGTCTTGGGCCACAACCAtcttggccgaggaggccctTAGCAAGCTACCACCAGCCCCCTGTGATGAATCCTCTCGAAGCAGCTCGGTTGGCACTGTGAGCAAGCAAGGCGGAATATGTGCGCCTCTGAGCTGCAGTGCCGACAAGAATCCTTATGCGACCTGATCCATGGAGGTTTCTAGACCCGCGTGACTGTAATCTGCCGAACTTCCAATCACCTTCTGCCAGTCACTTGTTGTCTGTCCTGAATTGTTTAATCTCCGGCATGCGGCCTTCCGGCTCGACGAAGCTTTTAGGAATCCGAAATGCCGGCCGCTAAGAAGGGATCTGCACTATATGTCCTGATACTTCTATCGCCGGGATATCGCGAGGCAAGCCCGACTCATCAGCGGCTAGGTCCCCCTGATGATGACTGTCGGACTGCTTGTCTGGGCAGAATTCAACATGTGGATAACAGACAGAAGAGCGCTTAAGTGATGTTGGTATAGACCAAAGGGGGGTAGGAAGGGGGGGCGAGCAAACGGCAGTGATAGGGTACCCTATGGAGGATCTCATGTTGAGTCAGTCTCGAGTTCAATCTGTTCTGCACGGGTCCAGCCATTGCCAAACTTCTTCATGAGCCACTTCAACAGTTAGCAAGGTGTATGATCCTTCATCATAGTGGAATAGACTAACCTCGAGGGTAGGCACATAGAGTGTCTGTACTAGCCCGCAGAGCCCGATGGTGAGAGGGATCAACTGGCCTGTCGAATTCACATCATATACCCCCCTGACGCCGTTCCAGTATAGAGTCAACTCAATTCCCGTGATGGAATAGACCAGCGAAAAGACTCTCAGGTACGGTACTAAAACTTTGACAATCCTTGCTTCCAGTTAGAGGGGCCCAATACGCGGTGTAGCATAACATTACATACCTTTGTACCTTTTCTCTCCGAGCATTTCGCTTCAAGTCTTTTGACTGAGAAGGGGTCCTGTTGAATTTTCGAAAATATCGAATGGCTCTAGCCAGCCGAGACTCGTTGCGTATGGGATAGTTGCAGGGGGCTATCGCCAGACAATACACGGCAAACCCCCAGACCCATCCTATCGTGACCAATATTGAACAGAAAGCAGAGAAGGTCTTGGCTGACTGATTGTATAGCGATACCTTTGCAAATAGGAATCCGTATGTACCACACCCTCCTGGTGTCCCCAGGAAACCACTGCCTTGTATCCCATCGAGCCAGAACCAGACGTAGTAGACAGAAGCAGCCGTCAATACACACCAGAAGACGAATTGCCGACAGAGACGCGTGACAGTGTCCACATCGAAGCTTTGGATTGGCATCGGGTCGTTACCGGTCAACAGGACGATGTAGACCccgccaaagatgatgtATGCGAGGACCATGACCTCAACAGCGTAGGGACCTTTGGGCGCATCCTCGATGGACGGGGCAGTGTTTGCGGTCATGAAAAGGAgggcgacgaagatgacaaagatgaagatggcgtaggacttggccaagctggctCTGCCTCTCAACTCGAAGGCTCTCACGATGAGGACTGATGTCCATTGGAGGTATATTCCGAGTCGGATGCCGAATCCGTAGATATCTGGTTCGCCTTGGAAGGCGCATTCGTTCGAGGCATCTCGCAGGGAAGGGGTTAAGACGGCCATTTGGTGGATGGGCTCGATGTCTGAGAAAGCGGTGGCAAAAGATCTTGAGAAGAGACCATCACCAGGCCCTTCCTCGGCGGTCCTTTTCTTGCTCAAGGAGGTGACGGTTGAGCCTCAGTGTGACAATCATCTTGAGGTTGTGCAAGAACATATGGTACCTCACGGGGGCTCACCAGACCAAGATGTAGTTGTACGAGACCATAGTCAACTAATCAGGGTTACAGAGGACCCTGAGAGGCTATCACGGTACTGACTTGAAAGGGGAGAGGATGGCATTTTCGTTACCATGATGGGAGGACAGAAGTGTCGCTTGATACCTAAGCTGACTTGACTTGATCACCCAGAATACTCGACGATCCAGGGGCCGCCATCGGTACTATAACAAACAACATGGATATGAGCATCGAGTACACATACTCCCTTGTGAGTGCTCTATCCAACAAAGGCTTTTGATATGAAGAGGCTAAAATGGAAATGTGCTTATTGTACCATGTCTAGGTGCATGTAAGCGACGATTTGTCTCACCACTGTACCATCAAGCCTCCAACCTCAGGTGGTCGAGACAGGTTGGGCTGAATGGCGTGAGTCTGCGAGAGGGCTGAGCCGATTGCAACATTCCACCAAGGCCGTACAGTTGAGGCTCAAGACCTAAGAAATAGTTGATCGCCATGTCCGAGGTGTATCACATCTCATGTCACCATAAGCTCCCTCATCGAACAAAAGCGTTGAGGTTTCAACAAGCGGCGTCGAGAGGTTTGGTCAGACTGACGGTGTACAGTGAAACCTTGCTGCCACATGGGGGGAAAGCATTAAAAGCCTCAACCCTTATCATCAAGCAAGGGTTTGAGAAACTTCCCATTTCGCGGTTATTTCAACGGTCGAGATCCTTGCTTAGCTCGTGGCCTGAGCCGCCGTGACGGTCACCCGGGAGCTAAACGCCGATGGCTTGCGGGGAGGGGATTTGAACAACATTTTGGCTTTGGCAATGGATGCTTTTGAGTTTTGTCTGTTTTCTTTTGAGCTTGCCTAGACTCTGATTTGGTTAGTTTATCGTTGTAAGGTTTCTGGAAAGAGAAGCTGTCGCAAATCCAATTTCTCAACGGTCATCCCACCGGTTCATGCGCCTTTTTATGAAGCTGCAAAAGCCGATATTGCGTGCCGCTCCACGGTGTTGGCTGACAACAGCCCCTTATAAGAAAAAATCCTTGCGAGGAACAAAATTCGGATCGGTCGGAAGACGTGGGATTGAGCCCCGAGACAGTTGGATGCATGATGGCTGCGATTATGCAGGCACATGGCTTGTTACATGGACCGCCTCGACGATCCTTACAACCACCATCCTTGCAGCTGAAGAAACACCCGCTagacaagaacaagaaggcgGCGGACAGGCCGAGGCGAGGCTGTTGCAATTTCGCCGCGCGTGAGCGGTTCCGAGTGCCAGGATCCGTCGCCACCATGATCTGCATCCTCGCAGTCGCTGACCTATCACGACTCTTCTCGCGAGGGGCTAGAAGCCACTTGGAGGGGATTCCCAGGCCGGGGAGCGATCCGTCCCTCCAcagcatcatcctctcccCATGGGGGTCCCCTAATGATGTGACTGTTGTGTCCTTGGAGCCTGACGGGTCtggagaaagaaggaaaacCTCGTCCACTTGGACACACCTCGAGTCATTCTAGAAGTCTACATAGCTGTCAAATGCCCGTTTGACCCTCTTCTTGTCTCCATTTCGCCCAAACTTGCTTCTGCCGTCGTCCATCGACTACACACTCATGCGGGACCGTCTCGATACCCACAATCATGCATCACCATGAGGGATGATACCCCCAATATCATCGCCGCAGCCGCCGTGACGCTCCCTCTGGCTACtgttgccctcctcctccgactccTCTCGCGTCGAATCACAAAGACTGGATATGGCTGGGACGATGTGTTTGCCATTGTGGGTTGGGTAGGTCGCGAACTCGACCATCAGATGCGCGAATATCCTGAATAACctcattttttttttttagatCGGCTCATTGGCACTCTTGATCAATGGCATGATCTGTAAGCGCAGCTCGCTCCTCGATCATAGCTCTTCTGACATCGTGTAGGGATTCGCAATGGACTCGGCCGACCGATGGACTACAACCTCTCCAAGGACTACACGTACGCGGATAAGCAGCGGACTGCTTGGTTGCAGATCTGGTGCACGAGCATGACCTATACATTTGCCATCGCCTTTTCCAAGTTTGCGATTGTTGCCTTTTACTGGCGACTCTTCAAATATTCCGACATTCGCGTCCCGATTCAGGTCCTCTCAGCGGTCACTGTTAGCTGGTTCTTCCTCCGACTGTTTATGGTGACACTGCAATGCATTCCCACTTCAGCCTTTTGGGAAGAGCCCCTTGAGACAAAGACTCAAAAGTGTCACGTTCGCGAAtccgccttcttcttctcgaccgTCCTTACGCATGTCCTGATCGACTGCGCCATCCTCGCACTGCCTGCCATCGAAGTCGGCAGGCTTCATCTTCCAAAGGGCCAAAAGGTGGCCGTCATCGCCTTGTTCGCATTTGGCGCCGTGTAAGTGTACAGCTTGAGACTTGCTAGAGTCTCGCTGACTGGTATCCAGGACTTGCCTCGCCTCAATCTTTGTCCTCATCGAATCGTTCAGGTACAAATCGGACTCGCCAGAGCCGACGTTGCAATTCGGTCCTCACTACGCTTGGTCCATCGCGGAATGCAACCTGGCCGTAATAGCTGGTATGCTGTCAAATCTTGACATGGTTTACGGGGTACTGATCAATGTGATAGCTTCCCTACCGATGCTCCGACCGATCGCCCGAAAGATCCTCCCGGGATCATTTCTCAGCTCCAACAGTGGCGGCGGCCAATCGACTAAAGCCAGCGCACCCTTCAGCAACGGCATCAAGCTCAcgggcatcaccaagaccaaagaGCGCGACGGCGACGGCTCAAGCTCTACACACGAGCTGACACCGGGAATGGATCCTGGACCGTCAGACTTTGATGCACCCGACTGGCCGCACAGCGCGCAGACGGTGATATCGAGCCCTTGGCGAAAGTACACGTCATCCCGGGACTTTCAGGACCTGGAGCAGGGCGGCGGCATCCACGTACATAATGAGACGGCAATAAATGTCGAACGGATATGACGACTATGAGCTGGGACAAGGGGCAACCCTAGGCGTTTCGTCTTCTATTAGAGCATGATTTGATACAGAGATACCAAATACAATAAATACTGTTAAATATGCGCATGGAACTCGCCGAGAGAGTTGATCAGCAATGCTTGTTGCAGACAAGACACATCCTAGCGCCCCATTCTCGATGAACCAGCACACCGGTACCGAACGATGCAGGTGGCGTTCCGAGGTGGTGTGCCTCCGACCTGCAGACTCGTACAGTGTCTAATTCCATTCAGGACTGAAAGACACGGTGCTTGAGGTATCACTGAGCAAACAGTGTCGTAACGGCGCTCACCTTGACTCACCGAGGTGATAGGTCACGGCTACGCTAGCCTCGAAGCCAAAGCCGCGAAAGTACTTGACCTGGTCACAAGAACCATCTCATTTCGATCTGGATCTTCGGCATAGATGATCTTGAACCGACCAaatctccagctccaggggCATTTAAGGTGATAAATGCTGGAGAAAAAGAACGTAATAGCCGAGCTCGGCAATGTAATCCTTCCTTCCTCACGGCTTCACGCACGCCGGATTTCAATGTCCGGCGTCCGAATATTATCGTTTAGCCGTTTGGAATCGCAGACTCACCATTCGCCGAGGGTACGTAGCTTCCACTTCCTGACGTCGACGGGACTTGACCTTCCTCGGACTTGTAAAGCCTCTTTCTTAACCAAGGTTCTCTTGCTCAAGTCgaaccatcatcttctcccttTGCCCGCTCAAtcgcaacaccaagagaGATAGAGTCCGTGCGATGCTCAAAGAAGCTCGGTTAGATTGATCCCGACTTGATCTTCCCCGCAAGCTGTGTGTCTGTCCTTTCTTGTCACCATCAATCTACGGACCAGAGTAAAGATGGCTTCCGCTATACGATTCAAGGCCGTCGCTGGCCTCGCCGGCCTCTCGCGCACAATCCCTCGAGCCCACGCCAATGCCTTCCTCTGCCATCGCGGCGCAATCGACACCCAGCGTCgtctctttggcttctcgaGAGTTCTCAATGGTGAACTCATAGTCAAGGTGCCCCCAATGGCCGAGTCCCTTAACGAGGGCACATTAGCCAGCTTGACCAAGAAGGTCGGCGAGACCATTgaagccgacgaggagcttgccaGCATCGAGACTGACAAGATCGACATTTCCGTTCCCGCCCCCGAGACTGCCGTCATCGCCGAATACTTTGCTGCCGAGGGAGATACTGTTGTAGTTGGTCAAGATCTTGCGCGCATCGTGACGGGCGGCGAGGCCAGTGCTCCCAAgagcgagggagagggagaggctCAACAACCACCCAAGGAGGAGCCCAAGCAAGAGACGAAGCCTTCAGAGcctgccaaggctgaggagaatCATAGCAAGGAGCAGACACCTCCCCATGAGCCTCCCAGAGCCGCGAAGAAGCCTGCCGAGTCGAAGCCTGCGCCCAAGTCCGAGCCTGCCGCTCCTGCGAGCGCATTCACCGGAGGTCCCGCAAGAACCGAGCGAGTTGTAAGTGTTCAAGGTGTCGTAATTGCCATACATAGCTAATGCGACTTGTCGCGCAGGAGAAAATGAGCCGTATGCGAAGGACCATTGCGAGCCGTCTCAAGCAATCCCAAAACACCTGCGCctccctcaccaccatccaAGAAGTCGACATGACTAACCTCATGGCCTGGCGAGCCAAGTACAAGGAGGAAGTTGCCGAGAAGTATGGCGTGCGCCTGGGTTACATGGGTGCCTTCACCAAGGCCACGACTCTGGCTGCTCTGGAGATTCCTCAGATCAACGCTGCCATTGATACGGACAAGGAGATCACCACGTGGCGAGACTATGTCGATATCAGCATTGCTGTGTCGGCACCCAAGGGTCTTGTGACGCCTGTGCTGAGGAACACGCATACGCTGAGCATTGTTGAGCTGGAGCGCGATGTTGCTGCTCTAGCCAAGAAGGTGAGCATAGAGAATTACAAGAGTGATGAATGCGCTAACTGTATAAAGGCCCGCGATGGAAAGCTCACTATGGAGGATCTCGAAGGCGGCAACTACTCCATCAGCAACCCCGGCATCTTTGGCTCCATGTTTGGAACCCCCGTCATCAACTACCCCCAGTCCGCCGTCTTCAACATGAACGGTATCCAACAACGCGTCATGGCTATTAATGGCCAGGCCGAAATTCGACCTGTAAGTCTACACACATCTATTCCGTCTCACAAGCTAACGCCTTGTTTCCACAGATGATGTACATCAGCTTGACCTATGATCACCGTCTCATTGATGGTCGGGAGGCTGTCAGCTTCCTCAACATTGTCAAGCAGTATATCGAGGATCCCTCTCGAATGCTTCTTGCGTAAAGGAGGCCTTTATGTAGCATTTGTATTGTAGTAAAAAAAGGACTTTATGGGCTCAGGCGCAACTTGTCTGTGAAGGGCTGCATGGATCGGCGCTTTTTGTAGACTTGGACTTAATACAGGCGTTTGACTGCCAATATCTATTAAATCATGATACTCTACAAGTGAACAGCTCGGCCGATTCTCCTCCCCCAGACCCTATAGCATATTGAAGACGGGAAGAGCCTCATGCTCAATGCATGTAGTTTACAAGTTGCATAACGAGAAGCCATTGCCAAGGTTCCGCCATTTGCTATGGTAAGTCGGCTACTCGGCCATCAAAAGACCGACAAAGCGAGCTCGTCAAGTCCCGCCTCTCTTGCTCACTCGCCCTCGGATGTCGCACCCGAAAACCTTCCTTTTGCCTCCCATGATTCGCCCACACTAGAC is a window from the Fusarium keratoplasticum isolate Fu6.1 chromosome 5, whole genome shotgun sequence genome containing:
- a CDS encoding Protein kinase domain-containing protein — encoded protein: MSPEQPPMAQPKLSISTSDPVIARKLVDEEMEQLRGPKSASECLGLPGDYPTGLNRSRSLSNRSDLSSRIDDYGRRFREDNTSGSLEKGLQQLSLLGVGTEGSLGGPETYRPDEVQIQSLADDLTTAAVPHYRDRTKDWIPLGELRRLCSPPVVYEELRGRVDKSHLQKYTDYVCGQTDDDFNAERSSHILFAILVLTGRLDLLGGFYEAKICDRDFPFIRGDDGVLRPLKRDSRGKETRHFPSTEKSFISQFYREQWHINVPIISMTRDKQPAEYELHAETIMPWTSRRHINEKGGHADVYEVEIHPDHHRFIGHEVFALKVLHSPDQDEFERELYALRKTPPGDHVIELFATFQCGSELSFLFPWAEGGSLGDLMKKHPSELFASPTNASPLLIQWIAKQCAGIAEGLRGIHNVKPAVRRKGDKPNQDWKDNYGIHRDIKPANILRFTDKKLDGDLGKLKLADFGLTKFHTLASRSLQPGKGKMSPSYAAPEQMKEGPGVSRKADIWALGCVFLMLLTWAIRGPGALRRFQCVRMNEGDMGHASRFWNTDSFFINVTQQFGHSVSSGFLLKRAVALRVKYNKRAISRVDGEANYLTEFLDFILHHMLVIDKTQRAGSDEVCEFLHNKMQKYNKDGYNVTLPSLDRPKNVDEPECACNHEDNEYHCQYQNGSTPLVAV
- a CDS encoding Dihydrolipoyllysine-residue succinyltransferase, which encodes MASAIRFKAVAGLAGLSRTIPRAHANAFLCHRGAIDTQRRLFGFSRVLNGELIVKVPPMAESLNEGTLASLTKKVGETIEADEELASIETDKIDISVPAPETAVIAEYFAAEGDTVVVGQDLARIVTGGEASAPKSEGEGEAQQPPKEEPKQETKPSEPAKAEENHSKEQTPPHEPPRAAKKPAESKPAPKSEPAAPASAFTGGPARTERVEKMSRMRRTIASRLKQSQNTCASLTTIQEVDMTNLMAWRAKYKEEVAEKYGVRLGYMGAFTKATTLAALEIPQINAAIDTDKEITTWRDYVDISIAVSAPKGLVTPVLRNTHTLSIVELERDVAALAKKARDGKLTMEDLEGGNYSISNPGIFGSMFGTPVINYPQSAVFNMNGIQQRVMAINGQAEIRPMMYISLTYDHRLIDGREAVSFLNIVKQYIEDPSRMLLA